In Saprospiraceae bacterium, a genomic segment contains:
- a CDS encoding nucleoside deaminase, which yields MIQVFDDDYFMKMALEQARKAGKEGEIPIGAVLVSGHYILAKSHNQTELLHDVTAHAEILCITSASQHLQSKYLKQCTLYITLEPCPMCAAALRWAQLGRLVYAAEDEKMGYLRYGNTLLHPNTKIEFGLRREEAAKLLTDFFVQKRELKAFRK from the coding sequence ATGATTCAGGTGTTTGACGATGATTATTTTATGAAAATGGCATTGGAACAGGCGAGAAAGGCTGGTAAGGAAGGAGAAATACCTATCGGGGCGGTTCTGGTATCCGGGCATTATATTCTTGCTAAATCGCATAATCAAACAGAGCTTTTACATGATGTTACTGCCCATGCGGAGATCCTATGCATAACGTCTGCATCTCAACATTTACAAAGTAAATATTTGAAACAATGCACCTTGTACATCACCCTCGAACCTTGTCCAATGTGTGCAGCAGCCCTTCGATGGGCTCAACTGGGGCGATTGGTTTATGCAGCCGAAGATGAAAAAATGGGTTACCTGCGCTATGGGAATACGCTGTTGCATCCGAATACAAAAATTGAGTTTGGCTTGAGAAGAGAAGAGGCGGCCAAGTTGTTGACAGATTTTTTTGTTCAGAAAA